From Amycolatopsis sp. cg9, one genomic window encodes:
- a CDS encoding N-acetylglucosamine kinase has protein sequence MRPAVIAIDGGNSKTEVLVISEDGVVLGKSRGPGASPQNVGVAACVTALEGLVLAAYPDFGEKPFAVHTSAYLAGLDFPREEEALHAALSARGWSDTLTVGNDTLALLRAGSAGVGVAVVCGAGINGAGVGPDGRVHRFPALGKISGDWGGGYRLGEEALWWAVRAEDGRGPRTALRPAVAAYFGKPTLLDVVQGLHFEEIDAASIHGLCPLLFEVAAAGDEVAQDIVTRFVEEVSVFAAVILRELDLTGEAPEIVLGGGVLTGIGAPVIAEIEKRCLKVAPRAVVRVVDVNPVVGAALFGLDTLGAPEAAKTALKAATQRV, from the coding sequence ATGAGGCCCGCTGTCATCGCGATCGACGGCGGCAACAGCAAGACCGAGGTCCTCGTGATCTCGGAAGACGGCGTCGTGCTGGGGAAGTCGCGCGGCCCCGGCGCGTCGCCGCAGAACGTCGGCGTCGCGGCGTGCGTCACGGCGCTGGAAGGCCTGGTCCTGGCGGCGTACCCGGACTTCGGCGAGAAGCCCTTCGCGGTCCACACGTCCGCGTACCTCGCCGGGCTGGACTTCCCGCGTGAAGAAGAAGCACTGCACGCGGCGCTGTCCGCGCGCGGCTGGAGCGACACCCTGACCGTCGGCAACGACACCCTCGCGCTGCTGCGGGCGGGCAGCGCGGGGGTGGGTGTCGCGGTGGTGTGCGGGGCCGGGATCAACGGCGCCGGCGTCGGCCCGGACGGCCGCGTCCACCGCTTTCCCGCGCTGGGCAAGATCTCCGGCGACTGGGGCGGCGGCTACCGGCTCGGCGAAGAGGCCCTGTGGTGGGCGGTCCGCGCCGAGGACGGCCGCGGCCCGCGGACCGCGCTGAGGCCGGCGGTGGCGGCGTACTTCGGGAAGCCGACGCTGCTGGACGTCGTGCAGGGCCTGCACTTCGAGGAGATCGACGCGGCCTCGATCCACGGCCTGTGCCCGCTGCTGTTCGAGGTGGCCGCGGCCGGTGACGAGGTCGCGCAGGACATCGTGACCCGGTTCGTCGAGGAGGTCAGCGTGTTCGCCGCGGTGATCCTGCGCGAGCTGGACCTGACCGGGGAGGCCCCGGAGATCGTCCTCGGCGGCGGCGTGCTGACCGGGATCGGCGCACCGGTGATCGCGGAGATCGAGAAGCGGTGCCTGAAGGTGGCGCCGCGCGCGGTGGTCCGCGTCGTCGACGTGAACCCCGTGGTCGGGGCGGCGTTGTTCGGACTCGACACGCTCGGTGCGCCGGAGGCCGCGAAGACGGCCTTGAAGGCGGCGACCCAGCGCGTCTGA
- a CDS encoding carbohydrate ABC transporter permease: protein MTALAEAPQREAGVPPKVKFKRQWDKRLSFIALHSVGIAMGVIFMLPILFVFLTSVMKSDQAMTASLWPTEWHFENFVEVFQKAPLLSYFGNSLLYSAVATAGALLSAIPAAYGLSKLRWRGQNLFFMLTVAAMLLPPQVTIVPLYDLWVRMGLTGTLVPLIVPYFFFDAFSIFLLRQFFLTIPKDYIEAAKIDGCNEFQAMYRVLIPMAKPGIAATAMFCFLFTWNDYFGPLLYTGENRDHWPLSLAIASFRGMHHVEWNLTMAATALIMAPVIVLFIFAQKSFVKGITFTGVKG, encoded by the coding sequence ATGACCGCGTTGGCCGAAGCGCCGCAGCGCGAAGCGGGCGTACCGCCGAAGGTGAAGTTCAAGCGGCAGTGGGACAAGCGGCTGTCGTTCATCGCCCTGCACTCGGTCGGCATCGCCATGGGCGTGATCTTCATGCTGCCGATCCTGTTCGTCTTCCTCACTTCGGTGATGAAGAGCGACCAGGCCATGACTGCGAGCCTGTGGCCGACCGAATGGCACTTCGAGAACTTCGTCGAGGTGTTCCAGAAGGCGCCGCTGCTGTCGTACTTCGGCAACAGCCTGCTGTACTCGGCGGTGGCGACGGCGGGCGCGCTGCTTTCCGCGATCCCGGCCGCCTACGGGCTTTCGAAGCTGCGGTGGCGCGGGCAGAACCTGTTCTTCATGCTGACCGTGGCCGCGATGCTGCTGCCGCCGCAGGTCACCATCGTGCCGCTGTACGACCTGTGGGTGCGGATGGGCCTCACCGGCACGCTGGTTCCGCTGATCGTGCCGTACTTCTTCTTCGACGCGTTCTCGATCTTCCTGCTCCGCCAGTTCTTCCTCACCATTCCGAAGGACTACATCGAGGCGGCGAAGATCGACGGCTGCAACGAGTTCCAGGCGATGTACCGGGTGCTGATCCCGATGGCGAAGCCCGGGATCGCGGCCACCGCGATGTTCTGCTTCCTGTTCACCTGGAACGACTACTTCGGGCCGCTGCTCTACACCGGCGAAAACCGCGACCACTGGCCGCTTTCGCTGGCGATCGCCTCCTTCCGCGGCATGCACCACGTCGAGTGGAACCTGACGATGGCCGCCACGGCCCTCATCATGGCGCCGGTCATCGTGCTGTTCATCTTCGCCCAGAAGTCGTTCGTCAAGGGCATCACATTCACGGGAGTCAAGGGATGA
- a CDS encoding SRPBCC domain-containing protein, translating into MTNTVQVHRVYIKATPERIWEAITKPEWTQKYGYTGLADFDLEAGGKHRTRPTQAFIDAGFTGDLVDGEILEVDPPRKLVITWKLLMGPEVAAEPYTTLTYDIEETKTAGTRLTITHDLTGAPNTAALVSGQLEDVDAGPGENAGGGWAWVLSDLKSLLETGEILVPAP; encoded by the coding sequence ATGACGAACACCGTGCAAGTCCACCGCGTCTACATCAAGGCCACCCCGGAGCGCATCTGGGAGGCCATCACCAAGCCCGAGTGGACGCAGAAGTACGGCTACACCGGCCTCGCCGACTTCGACCTCGAGGCCGGCGGCAAGCACCGGACCCGCCCGACGCAGGCGTTCATCGACGCCGGGTTCACCGGTGACCTGGTCGACGGCGAAATCCTCGAGGTCGACCCGCCACGCAAGCTCGTCATCACCTGGAAACTGCTGATGGGTCCCGAAGTCGCCGCCGAGCCCTACACGACGCTCACCTACGACATCGAAGAAACCAAGACCGCCGGGACCAGACTCACCATCACCCACGACCTCACCGGCGCGCCGAACACCGCCGCGCTCGTCAGCGGGCAGCTGGAAGACGTCGACGCCGGGCCGGGCGAGAACGCCGGCGGCGGCTGGGCCTGGGTGCTCTCCGACCTCAAGTCGCTGCTGGAGACCGGCGAGATCCTGGTCCCGGCGCCGTAA
- a CDS encoding carbohydrate ABC transporter permease: protein MTSTALPLHTDGSPSAPSKARAGARRAKRRRTVFFFMAPAFLGFLIFFGYPLIATVYYSFTRYDLINAPVFIGFDNYVRMFTTEPLVGTAAYNTLWLVVILTVCRVVFSLGVASVISRLKSGVGLVRTLCYLPTLAPPAAATLAFVFVFNPEFGPVNRFLRLVGIDGGLWFNSPEMSKPALTLLALWGSGELMIIILAALLDVPTEQYEAAELDGAGPIRRFWHVTLPSISPVLLFGVVNSIIYALQFFTQAIVAASASAGTADVAGNSKLIGAPQNSTLTYPIWLYVQGFRYFNMGYAAAMAVLLFIVSAAFTWILVRQLRKSQHQEEGA, encoded by the coding sequence ATGACCTCCACCGCCCTGCCCCTGCACACCGACGGTTCCCCGTCCGCGCCGAGCAAGGCGCGGGCGGGGGCCCGCCGGGCCAAGCGCCGCCGGACCGTCTTCTTCTTCATGGCACCGGCGTTCCTCGGGTTCCTGATCTTCTTCGGCTACCCGCTGATCGCGACGGTCTACTACTCCTTCACCCGGTACGACCTGATCAACGCGCCGGTGTTCATCGGCTTCGACAACTACGTCCGGATGTTCACCACCGAGCCGCTGGTCGGCACGGCCGCGTACAACACGCTGTGGCTGGTGGTCATCCTGACGGTCTGCCGGGTGGTGTTCTCCCTCGGCGTCGCGTCGGTGATCTCGCGGCTCAAGTCCGGCGTCGGCCTGGTCCGGACGCTCTGCTACCTGCCGACGCTCGCCCCGCCCGCGGCGGCGACGCTGGCCTTCGTCTTCGTGTTCAACCCGGAGTTCGGCCCGGTCAACCGGTTCCTGCGGCTCGTCGGCATCGACGGCGGGCTGTGGTTCAACAGCCCGGAGATGTCGAAGCCCGCGCTGACGCTGCTGGCGCTGTGGGGTTCCGGCGAGCTGATGATCATCATCCTGGCCGCGCTGCTGGACGTCCCGACCGAGCAGTACGAGGCGGCGGAGCTCGACGGAGCCGGCCCGATCCGCCGGTTCTGGCACGTCACGCTGCCGTCGATCTCGCCGGTGCTGCTCTTCGGCGTGGTCAACTCGATCATCTACGCCCTGCAGTTCTTCACCCAGGCGATCGTGGCGGCGTCCGCGAGCGCGGGCACCGCCGACGTCGCCGGCAACTCGAAGCTCATCGGGGCACCGCAGAACTCGACGCTGACCTACCCGATCTGGCTCTACGTGCAGGGTTTCCGCTACTTCAACATGGGCTACGCGGCCGCGATGGCCGTGCTGCTGTTCATCGTGAGCGCGGCCTTCACCTGGATCTTGGTCCGCCAGCTGCGGAAGTCCCAGCACCAGGAGGAGGGCGCATGA
- a CDS encoding extracellular solute-binding protein → MPPTTRTRRGALLVAAAAASVLLTSACSGAAAPSGGDAAAAPGKDDKLTITVYSKFTDREYGVVTAGLNKLKAKYPNIEIKHEGNQDDDKLTQSIRGGNPPDVAISFYTDNLGAWCSTGSFQDLKPYIERDKIDLNQIPEAVRNYTEYQGKRCAMPMLADVYGMYYNTDMFASKGITSPPKTLSELFEDTKKLTEFNPDGSIKVAGFLPSMPFYANQAQYWAQYFGATFLGQDGKSDLATNPGWKAMFEFQKQLIDFYGGHDKVEKFKAGLGDEYSADHGFHKGKLAMIMDGEFRTAFLKDQAPEVKYQTAPFPVLDSMADHYGGGFTTGTIIAIPKGAKNPGAAWELIKQVTLDTDTLVDMANGLKNVPSTKASLTSPKLDLQPQFKTFLDIYDSGKLVANQTTPIGDAHLKAVNDFAEKWQAGSVPDLVAGLKTVDAQVNDELKQKGAGG, encoded by the coding sequence ATGCCCCCTACCACCCGGACCCGTCGCGGCGCCCTGCTTGTGGCCGCCGCCGCGGCGTCCGTCCTGCTGACCAGCGCCTGCTCCGGCGCCGCCGCGCCGAGCGGGGGTGACGCCGCGGCCGCGCCCGGCAAGGACGACAAGCTCACGATCACCGTGTACTCGAAGTTCACCGACCGCGAGTACGGCGTGGTGACGGCCGGCCTCAACAAGCTCAAGGCGAAATACCCGAACATCGAGATCAAGCACGAGGGCAACCAGGACGACGACAAGCTCACCCAGTCGATCCGCGGCGGGAACCCGCCCGACGTAGCGATTTCCTTCTACACCGACAACCTGGGCGCGTGGTGCTCCACCGGCAGCTTCCAGGACCTGAAGCCCTACATCGAGCGCGACAAGATCGACCTGAACCAGATCCCGGAAGCGGTCCGCAACTACACCGAGTACCAGGGCAAGCGGTGCGCGATGCCGATGCTCGCCGACGTGTACGGGATGTACTACAACACCGACATGTTCGCGTCGAAGGGCATCACCTCGCCGCCGAAGACGCTGTCGGAGTTGTTCGAGGACACCAAGAAGCTCACCGAGTTCAATCCGGACGGCTCGATCAAGGTCGCCGGTTTCCTGCCCTCGATGCCGTTCTACGCCAACCAGGCGCAGTACTGGGCGCAGTACTTCGGTGCCACGTTCCTGGGGCAGGACGGCAAGTCGGACCTCGCCACCAACCCGGGCTGGAAGGCGATGTTCGAGTTCCAGAAGCAGCTCATCGACTTCTACGGCGGCCACGACAAGGTCGAGAAGTTCAAGGCGGGCCTCGGCGACGAGTACTCCGCCGACCACGGCTTCCACAAGGGCAAGCTCGCCATGATCATGGACGGCGAGTTCCGCACCGCGTTCCTCAAGGACCAGGCACCCGAGGTCAAGTACCAGACCGCGCCGTTCCCGGTGCTCGACTCGATGGCCGACCACTACGGCGGCGGCTTCACCACCGGCACGATCATCGCGATCCCCAAGGGCGCCAAGAACCCCGGTGCCGCGTGGGAGCTGATCAAGCAGGTCACCCTGGACACCGACACCCTGGTGGACATGGCCAACGGCCTGAAGAACGTGCCCAGCACCAAGGCTTCGCTCACATCGCCGAAGCTGGACCTGCAGCCGCAGTTCAAGACGTTCCTCGACATCTACGACAGCGGCAAGCTGGTGGCCAACCAGACCACCCCGATCGGTGACGCGCACCTCAAGGCCGTCAACGACTTCGCGGAGAAGTGGCAGGCCGGTTCGGTACCCGACCTCGTGGCCGGCCTGAAGACGGTCGACGCGCAGGTCAACGACGAACTCAAGCAGAAGGGCGCGGGCGGATGA
- a CDS encoding ArsR/SmtB family transcription factor, with amino-acid sequence MHDDLVFKALADPTRRFLLDLLFERDGRTLTELETQVEMTRFGVMKHLKLLEEAGLVVTRKDGREKRHFLNPVPIRQIHDRWIDKYTERQVTALLDLKNELEGEDP; translated from the coding sequence GTGCACGACGACCTGGTGTTCAAGGCGCTGGCGGATCCGACCCGCCGGTTCCTGCTCGACCTGCTCTTCGAGCGTGACGGCCGCACGCTCACCGAGCTGGAGACCCAGGTCGAGATGACCCGCTTCGGCGTCATGAAGCACCTGAAGCTGCTGGAAGAAGCCGGACTCGTCGTCACGCGGAAGGACGGCCGCGAGAAGCGGCACTTCCTCAACCCGGTGCCGATCCGGCAGATCCACGACCGGTGGATCGACAAGTACACCGAGCGCCAGGTCACCGCGCTGCTCGACCTCAAGAACGAACTGGAAGGCGAAGACCCATGA
- a CDS encoding 6-phospho-beta-glucosidase — protein MKLAVVGGGSTYTPELIDGIAGRRSTLDVDEIVLVDPDAYRVEAVGGFSQRLLSHAGHPARVRTTQSLEEGVDGASAVLIQLRVGGQRARRSDETFPHACGCVGQETTGAGGLAKALRTVPVVLDIADRVRKIAGDDTWIVNFTNPVGIVTRALLNEGHRAVGLCNVAINLQRQFGKLLGVGADDVQLVHTGLNHLSWERGALVDGVDRLPELLDHHLDYLSNEVSVPEKWLRRMNVVPSYYLKYFYAHDEQVTKQRTERPRADVVSDVEEELLKIYLDPERNTKPESLEKRGGAYYSEAAVQLVHALTAGGPAEEHVVNVRNDGTFPFLPDDAVIEARSTVDSKGATPIAQPAVEPNFSGLISATTAYEFLALEAALKGGRDRVADALLAHPLVGQYSKADTLADSLVQINREYLPWARG, from the coding sequence ATGAAGCTGGCAGTCGTCGGTGGCGGGTCCACCTACACGCCGGAGCTGATCGACGGGATCGCCGGCCGCCGGTCCACTTTGGACGTCGACGAGATCGTGCTGGTCGACCCGGATGCCTACCGCGTCGAGGCCGTCGGCGGGTTCAGCCAACGTCTGCTGTCGCACGCCGGGCACCCGGCGCGGGTGCGGACCACGCAGTCGCTGGAAGAAGGCGTCGACGGCGCGTCCGCGGTGCTGATCCAGCTGCGGGTCGGCGGGCAGCGGGCGCGGCGCTCGGACGAGACGTTCCCGCACGCCTGCGGCTGCGTCGGGCAGGAGACGACCGGCGCGGGCGGCCTCGCGAAGGCGCTGCGCACGGTCCCGGTGGTGCTCGACATCGCCGACCGCGTGCGCAAGATCGCCGGCGACGACACGTGGATCGTCAACTTCACGAACCCGGTCGGCATCGTCACGCGCGCCCTGCTCAACGAAGGGCATCGCGCGGTCGGGCTGTGCAACGTCGCGATCAACCTGCAGCGCCAGTTCGGCAAGCTGCTCGGGGTGGGCGCGGACGACGTCCAGCTCGTCCACACCGGACTGAACCACCTGAGCTGGGAGCGCGGCGCGCTCGTCGACGGCGTCGACCGGCTGCCCGAACTGCTCGACCACCACTTGGACTACCTGTCCAACGAAGTCAGCGTGCCGGAGAAGTGGCTGCGGCGCATGAACGTCGTGCCGTCGTACTACCTGAAGTACTTCTACGCGCACGACGAGCAGGTCACCAAGCAGCGCACCGAGCGCCCGCGCGCCGACGTCGTGTCCGACGTCGAGGAAGAGCTGCTGAAGATCTACCTCGACCCGGAGCGGAACACGAAGCCGGAGTCGCTGGAGAAGCGCGGCGGGGCGTACTACTCCGAGGCCGCGGTGCAGCTGGTGCACGCGCTGACCGCGGGTGGACCGGCCGAGGAGCACGTGGTGAACGTCCGCAACGACGGCACGTTCCCGTTCCTGCCGGACGACGCCGTCATCGAGGCTAGGTCCACTGTGGACTCGAAGGGTGCGACCCCGATCGCGCAACCGGCGGTCGAGCCGAACTTCTCGGGCTTGATTTCGGCGACGACGGCGTACGAGTTCCTCGCGCTGGAGGCGGCGTTGAAGGGCGGCCGGGACCGCGTCGCGGACGCGCTGCTGGCGCACCCGCTGGTCGGCCAGTACTCGAAGGCCGACACGCTGGCCGATTCGCTGGTGCAGATCAACCGCGAGTACCTGCCCTGGGCGCGCGGATGA
- a CDS encoding ROK family transcriptional regulator: MLREINDRAAIEVLLREGPLTRAELELAIGLSKPATAQLITRLELDDLVVKAGVRGGGRGPRAQLWAANGSLAFVAAVDLTPHFADFVVADVAGVVLAEYRTPLPVHEGADVVGTFGEALQKVAEDAGITRNRLAHVVIGAQGAFDPRTGLLSSAPHIPGWLGFDVPQKLSDELGVDVLIENDVNLVAVEEMTVGQAQDVDDFAMVWLSEGVGGAVVIGRRLLRGATGGGGEIDWMRVPDPATVDTGDIWPEAGARFGNLVDSPAICRLAAAHGIEAKNAWDAVAKAPKGHPFLDDLAKRVAGGVANLVAVADPQLVLLCGDTSRAGGEAFAALVEEKLHELVLPRTPVGCASVQGNAVRAGALQSALATTREDVFGVVTPTLLGSRRPEGDITRPRPSSPNR, encoded by the coding sequence ATGCTGCGCGAGATCAACGATCGCGCCGCCATCGAGGTCCTCCTTCGGGAAGGCCCGTTGACCCGCGCCGAACTCGAGCTCGCCATCGGACTCTCGAAGCCCGCCACCGCGCAGCTCATCACCCGGCTCGAGCTAGACGACCTCGTCGTCAAGGCCGGGGTCCGGGGCGGTGGCCGGGGGCCGCGGGCCCAGCTGTGGGCGGCCAACGGGAGTCTCGCCTTCGTCGCCGCCGTCGATCTGACGCCGCACTTCGCGGACTTCGTCGTCGCCGATGTCGCCGGGGTCGTGCTGGCCGAGTACCGGACGCCGCTGCCCGTGCACGAAGGGGCCGATGTCGTCGGGACCTTCGGGGAGGCGCTCCAGAAAGTGGCCGAAGACGCCGGGATCACGCGGAACCGGCTGGCCCACGTCGTGATCGGCGCGCAGGGGGCGTTCGATCCGCGGACCGGCCTGCTGTCCTCCGCGCCGCACATCCCCGGCTGGCTCGGCTTCGACGTCCCGCAGAAGCTGTCCGACGAGCTCGGTGTCGACGTCCTCATCGAGAACGACGTCAACCTCGTCGCCGTCGAGGAGATGACCGTCGGGCAGGCCCAGGACGTCGACGACTTCGCCATGGTGTGGCTGTCCGAAGGCGTCGGCGGCGCCGTCGTGATCGGGCGGCGGCTGCTGCGCGGCGCGACCGGCGGTGGCGGCGAGATCGACTGGATGCGCGTCCCCGATCCGGCCACTGTGGACACCGGGGACATCTGGCCCGAGGCCGGCGCCCGGTTCGGCAACCTCGTCGACTCGCCCGCCATCTGCCGCCTCGCCGCCGCCCACGGCATCGAAGCGAAGAACGCCTGGGACGCCGTCGCCAAGGCGCCGAAGGGGCACCCGTTCCTCGACGACCTGGCGAAGCGGGTCGCCGGCGGCGTCGCCAACCTCGTCGCGGTCGCCGACCCGCAGCTCGTGCTCCTGTGCGGCGACACCAGCCGCGCGGGTGGCGAGGCCTTCGCCGCGCTCGTCGAGGAGAAGCTGCACGAACTCGTCCTGCCGCGCACGCCCGTCGGCTGCGCGTCCGTGCAGGGCAACGCCGTCCGCGCGGGCGCGCTGCAGTCCGCGCTCGCCACCACCCGTGAGGACGTCTTCGGCGTCGTCACCCCCACGCTCCTCGGGTCGCGCAGGCCCGAGGGCGACATCACCCGTCCCCGACCGAGTAGCCCCAACCGATGA